DNA from Hippoglossus hippoglossus isolate fHipHip1 chromosome 13, fHipHip1.pri, whole genome shotgun sequence:
CTCTGTCCTTGTGGCTTTTGCCTGCTGGTTTGGGTGCCTTTGGTTTCTGTCTGTCCTATCATGGGTGGGTGTGTCTGTAGTTGGACACTGACGACCTTTTGGATGGTTCGAGTGACCCCTCCAGCTCGTTCTTCTCTACCACTGGGGTGAGTAACATCCCCCaatcctcctccctctgttttctctccatctaTGTAGCATGCAACTCCAAATACCCTCCCTTTCCACTAACCATACCTACACTCTACAAGCTTTGATTTTGCCGCGATTTGACAAGAGGTTTTTGTGGGATTTTCATGTGTGCAATTCTGTGTTTAATTCTGTTTTGCTCCTCTGCATCACATCTGTATCTAGCCATCAATATTCTTCCATCACCTGGTTTCACTTctttcctgtgtcctctcctcttttcctttaaGGGCCATGTTCCAGAGGTCCAGCCTGCTGTCCAGCTGTCGGCCAGTGAGCCGGCAGGCCTGCCCAGAGTCAGTGTTGACCTGGACTTCCTGGAGGATGAAGACATCTTGGGAGGGTCCCCAGGTGGCGAGGGTGGGAGCAACGGCATTGGGTCGAACCACGAGCCGTGTGACATCCTGCAACAGAGCTTGGCTGAAGCCAACATCACAGAGCAAAGCTTACAGGAGGCAGAGGCTGAGCTGGACCTGGGCTCCTTTGGAATTCCAGGCCTTACACAGGTGGTTCAGACACTGCCTGATGCCAGCCTCTCTGGGGCTGGAGGCACTACTGTTGGTGTAGGCATAGGTGTTGGCGTCGGGGGAGCAGCGACAATTTTCCCTGGGTCAGCCCCGAGCACCACCGCTACTCCCCCCAATGCCACGGCCGACATGCTGGGGTCAGTGCTTGCTCAGCAGGGCCTTCAGCTTCAATCCCAGGTCATGAACAAGGCCATTAGTGTTCAGCAATTTATGCAGCCTGTGGGCCTGGGAAATGTGACGCTTCAACCCATTTCAAGTCTCCAAGGTCTTCCCAATGGGAGTCAGTCTGGACATTTGGGTATCGGACAGATTCAGGTTGTGGGTCAGCCCACAGTCATGACTATCAATCAGTCTGGGCAACCAATCGTGGCTAAAGCCATGGGAGGTTACCAGCTGCACCAGTCTGGGCCAGAGGTATCAGGTGCTGGTTCTCAGGCGGGGCTTGGAGGCTCCGGAGGTGGACTTCTGATCCAAGGTAATAAAGCCACTTTGGGATCTCCAGCTTTAAATGGACCAGCTGTTTGTGtcagcagcacaaacagcaTCAGTGGCAGTATTATGACAACTTCTGCTGGGCTTGTGGGCTTTGGCAGCAACACTCTAAGTTCAGGAATTGGACCGCAGACTCAAGGCCAAATCATGCAGAACGTGATCATCCAACGCACACCAACACCCATTCAACCTAAACCCCCCCATGGGGGAGCCATCCAACCGAAACTGTTCAAACAGCAGCCACAGCCAACACCCCAAACCCTGCAAAACGATGCCCACAAGGCTTTAGGGCTGCAGCAACTTCCAGTTTCTGCTTCTCAGAATGTAGCCTTCCTAACAGGAAAGTCAGGCTCGAACGTTGTCCTAAGTACTCAAGCCACAACACAAGGCACCCAGTTTCAACAAGCCCTTTTCAAGCAACAAGCAGCACAACAATCTGGCAAGCCCCTCAGCGTACACTTGTTAAACCAATCAGGCAGCATCGTTCTTCCCCATCAAACAGTCCTGCAAGGTCAGAACCACCAGTTTCTCCTGCCACAGCTACAGGCAGGTGGGCAGATCCTGACCCAGCACCCTGGGGGCCACATCATAACTAGCCAGGGTCCTGGTGGGCAGCTCATTGCAAACCAGATTTTAACAAACCAGAATATCAACCTGAGTCAGATGTTGACTTCACAGGGCCACCCTGGGGCCCATATCCTCTCTGGACCCATTCAGCTCCAGTCTGGCCAGATGGGCACACCCACCCTCTTTCAGATGCCTGTTTCATTGGCTCAGGCTCAAAACCagacacagacccacacagtCTCAGGTCATGCCCAAACAGTCATACAGGGCATGCCCATCCAGAATTCCCTGACCATGCTAAGTCAAGTGGAGGGTCTGAGCCCGGCAGTCACCCTTCAGCCTGCCCTGCAACCTCAGCCAGGCGGAATCCCCAACAGCAGTAGCACAGGAGCAGCAACCATGGGTCAAGGCCAATCTGGAGAGTGTGTTACTGTTCTGGGCAGCTCTACAGACCAGGCTGCTCAGCCCACTCAGCAGCATGTGCAGCAGTCCTCCATTCTCACCATGCAACCCGCTTCTTCTGTGTCCGTGGCTATCACAGTACCCTCCTCTTCTCCGTCCATGTCTGTGTCCACCTCTTCCCCTGTCACAGCAGTGGGGCTGGTCCCCCATCAGTCTCAGCACAGTCCGGGAAGGTTACTGCTCACCAACCAGGGCTCCAGCATGATCTTGAGCCAGGAGTCTCTGCAGATGTTCCTGCAACAGGTCAGTGCTCCACTCTTTTTCTGCGTTTGCTACAGTTGTGTAGAGTTAACATTGTTtcataagtaaaataaataacatgcaCGGAGTGATATCTTGGTCTGACCTCTTTGGTTTACTATTTTActcccccctccttccctccaaccctcttcctccttccctccttcatcCTGAAATGGTAAACATACTCCTATCAGGAGCAGCACCACCAAACAGAGAATGAGTCAACCCCCCCTGTGGGCGTACCAGCGTCCGTAATCGtcagcagcaacagcatcaCTGCTCTGGCCCCCGCTGTCAATGACAGCCAGTTAGCTGACTCTTGGGTGGGTCAGAGCCACAGTCCTTCCCCAGGCCCCTCCCACATGACAGCAGTGGTAAAGCAGGTAGAAGTGCCCCTTTATGTTAAGTCCCACCCCCACTTGTTGCCGCTGCTGCTACCACAACGTTAGGGTATCTTACCTTTACCCATCACTGCTCTGTTCTTCCCCTCTGCATTAATTGTTGCTTCCATGGCTCTCACTGTTGTGCTGCAGATCCTAAATGCAAAACTTACTAATTTGCTTGCagctttctgtgtgtttctaacattgtttcattatatatatagaAAGCATGACCATCATTCCAGTTTTTCATACATATTGTGTCCTAGCCACTGTGCCATTTCAACGTTTAACTTTATCAACCTCTATGGAGTTTGGAAGTGAACTAAAATTAATTGTTTAACTAATTTGGTTTGTCTATCATTCATTCTATGCATTCTGTAACCGAGTCTAGAAACCATGCTCATGCTTAATAACAGAGCCAGCAAGGTGTCAAGTGCACCTTGTTTACCTTTTTACTAACAATGATTTAATCCACTCACCTTGCtcaatcaaatttgatcaaCTCACCTCCATCTTCTGCATCACTGACCAATGACTGATAAATCAATCCATACCTCTCAGCCCTGCACTTCTCATTTAGACTGTTGTGTCCTCACAGTGCCACTACTCCCTGTAACCCCTAGTCTGACCAGTGTAACGACCCCAAAGCCAAATTACATGCTACCCCGACCTCCCCCCCCGTCCCCGAAGCCTCCAGATCACTTTCTACTTAACCATCACAAGCCCTGCAGACCTTGACCTCTTGCTTATGTcgactgttttttctttttgcctcgCCAAATGATCATTGCTCTCTTTTTTATGTGTAATCCTCCTCAAACACTAGAAAAGAAATCATTGGGTTTCTACTACTTTAACTTAAGCAGCTAATCGGTTTTAAAGTCTAACACTTTGCTTTTGTAttgttatttgtgttgttttacccaagttgtgttgttttgtattgGGGTTGGGCGATAATCCTAAATTTCCGTTTATTGATTTTCACGAAATATGATTAACTGAAAAAAGATTATATATGTTTAAACCAGTCTGAAGGTTTTTGTGTTACATGTGTGAAGAGTTTTATCTAATGCAATGCCAAACAGTGGAATACTGTCATTGCATTAAATATCACAAGTATTTTACATACGGCCAAAGACACATTTGGCCTCTTACTGTAATTTTTTATGTGAAAAGCCTCTAGCAATTGAGATTGTGATAGAGATATATCACCCAGCCCCATTTTGTATCTTGCTAATCTAGAGCCAAGCACTAGAATCACATTTACtaaagtgtgtgcatgtagaactttttgtgtttaatttttgtGCTTAATGTCCCTAAATGTCCTcctgtgtttatattgtgttCATTCTTGACCCAGATGCCTATATCAATATATTGTGATTCCACTTCTTCAGGTACCCTCTAGTGGACATCAGCAGCCCCTGAAGATCCAGAGCATGTCCCCGTCAACAGCCTTGACCACTCACACCACAGCGCCCCCAGTGGCAGTCAGCCCTCAGCCCTCCCAGTCTCCCCTCACTCTGAGCCAGCAGATCCAGTCACCGCTCCATCAGCAGCAGTCACGTCCTCCCTCTCAGCCTCAGCCACAGTCTCAAACTCCCTCCCGCTCCTGCACGCCCTCGTCTCAAATCTTTATTCTCCACAACCAGATTACAGAATCTCCCCAAACTGTTTCGCAAGGCCAGCCGCAGCAGCCACAACTtcagcagacacacattcaAGTTCAGCTTCAGGCTCAGCCGCGGCCAGCCTCTCAGCCCGCCCCCTATCAACAAGATATGCCTCCTATGTCACAGTCACCTAAGCCTCCTCCTGCACCAACTGCACAGCACCAGTTCACTGCAGCTCCTGTCAGCACTTCTGCCACTGTTGTCCTGAAAGCCCAGGTTCCCATCCCGGGTctgacagcagagcagcagcaccacctgCAACTAGTGGGAGCGCAAATTCAGACCCTGTCAGGCATCGCCCAGCCGTCACCTCAGCAGAAACAGTTGCTGGATAAGCTGCACCAGGTAAAATTCCTTTTAATGATCTCAAACGAGGTTTCACCAATAAAGCCGTCTTGTGTATTTTGACTTCACAGTTGAATAATCTCTGCCAACTGCAAGTAACTTTGTCTTTTATCTGATGCTGCTCGTACTGTTATAGAGCTTCATTAATGGAGTCGTGAATTTTTGCTGCCAATTAAAATTTGGGGGAAATCTCTTAGGTTGGTAGTTAGAATAAATGAGTATACTTTACATTCTTTAAAATTATTGTAGAAAGTCACCTGGAGATAAGATATGCAGTTTATCTATCAATGTAAATCAGGAGTTTGTGTAGACTCCTGGAAACCACATGTTTCATTGGCAGTTTCTTATTTAACATGTAAAGCATGTCCGGATGTGTTTCCAGGTCCAGCAGAACATCCTGCTGCAGGCCGCGCAGCCAGCTCAGCCTCAGCCTCAAGTCACCAGTCAGTTCAGTTCCCAGCAAGATGTGCCTCTCGATAAAGTTGTGATTACATCAACAACCAGCACTGGTACACCTGCTCAACttccctctgtgctgcagccGACACCAGTGCTTGTCAAAACTCCGGCTACAGGTTGGACGCAGTTTACTGTTTATGTAAATCCCAAGGATCCTGAatacacttttaaaaatgtctcgTAACAATGTTTCCTCTTATTTTAGCATCAAGTGACTTACAGGTATTCTCAGGAGCCCAAGGGCCAGCTGGAGCAATGGTGAATCAGACTGTCACTCCTGCAAGCCTTACCCAGCCTGCACAGGTAGGTTACACTACAAAGTTCCTCCAAGAACTCAACCGTGGTCctatttgttatgttttatattttcctgtCGCTGAATTTCTCAATGATATCTTTCCCCACAGGTTCAGCCAAAGCCAGGAGTGATCAGCTCAGTTGGAGGGATGACTCTGGGGCAAGGTGGGATGCAGATACAGGTGTTAGGAGGTAGTCTGACTCAAATGCCTGCTCCACAGCCCCTAGCTCCAGCACAACCTCAGGTAAATAAGAGTCCTAAGAAAGTGCCTCTGTTTGAGTTCAGTCTGAAGGTTTTAATTCCTGgttttcatctcttttctttacaTCGCAGACACCAACAATGAAGATGCCTTTCAGTGCAGAGCCCAGTAAAGAAGCCAGGTTTGTACCTCAggcctttttaaatgttattttaacccTCAAAAGGCCATTTTCGTTGAACAATATTTCTTTATATGCACGTCACTGCAGGATGCTAGAACAGCTGAGGAAACAGCAGGGTTCAGTGCTTCACCCAAACTACAGTGCTCCTTTCCACTCTATTGAGGACACACTGCACAGACTGCTGCCTTACCATCTCTACCAGGGAACTGCCAACTCCTCTGAAGACTATCAAAGAGGTAACAAGCCCCACAGCCTCTAGCGCTGGCAAAATACAGTTAAGTGCCCTAATTCAAGACCTTTATGAACATTCTGGTTCTCTTGTGCACAGTGGATGATGAATTTGAGAAAgtctcctctcagctgctgaAAAGGACCCAGGCCATGCTGGATAAATATCGCCAACTGCTCTTTGCAGAGTCAAAAGTAAGTATTTGAACCAGCCTTCCAAACAGCCTTTTCTTCGTCTCCTTTTTCCTGAATTGATTTTGAACTGATTGTTTTTGGCGTTTAAACCTGAGCAGAGACTGGGCCCCTCGGCAGAGATGGTGATGATCGACCGGATGTTCATTCAGGAGGAGAAGGTCGCGTTGAGTCAGGACAGGATTCTGGCTAAGGAGAGACCAGGTACCCTACCACTGTTTGTACATACGTGATTGTCTTCATCTAAATCGTACACTGGTTGTATGTTTATGCTAATTAAATTGTTCTTTTTATGTCATTGCAGAGGAGTTTGTAGCAAATGCTCGCTTGTTGGAGAGTGTAGTTTCATCCCAAGAGAAATCCGCTGCTGCTGAGCGCACGTCAGTGAGTGGAGgtgtaactgctgctgctgccccccctCCAGCACCTCCTGCCCTAGTCCCTTTTCCAAACATCACCCCAAACCCTCCCCCTGCACCcaccccagctccagctcctgcacctgctcctgctcctcctcctgctcctagCACCACTTCTGTCACCCCTTTCCCTCCTACCAAACTAGTAATAAAGCACGGTGGAGGTGGAGCCTCTGTGTCGTGGTCCAGCAGCTGTCCACCACATCCGGCTGCACCGAGTAAGGCTGAACCCGCCAGCCAGAGCTCCTCCTTCAGTCGTGGGGGGGCAAAATCTTTCTCGTCGTCCTTCAACTCTCAAGCAGCCGACGATGACGACGCTCTCCCGCAGAGAACCAGCAAACCGCCTATCAAGACCTACGAGGCTCGCAGGAGGATTGGCTTGAAACTGAAGATCAAGCAGGATCAAACAGGGTTCAGCAAGGTGGTCCATAACACTGCCTTAGACCCAGTGCACACGCCTCAGAAGAGCAGCCAGTCCATATCACAGTCTCAGCCTCAGCCGGCAGCTGCTGTACCACATCCAAAGTCCCACCCTGTATCTACCCCCTCTACTACAGTCATCAGAACTCAGTCCCCCGTATGCACTGCTTCTTCTGAATCACcagtcaccatagcaaccactCAATGTAACCCGACACTGAGAGGTAATTTTCCTCCCAACGCAGCCCCATCTTCCTCTACCTCTTCCTCTCATACTTCGTcatcctccgcctcctccactCAAATGAATGGGACATTAGATCATCACGACATTGGTGGGGTCAAACACAATCCTGCCGCCACTGCCAATCCCTCGCCAACAACCTGCCGCCTCCCCCTTCGAAAAACCTATCGGGAAAACATTAGTCCCCGTGTCAGACCTGGTGTCCCGGGGGGAGGAGATGAAAGTTTGTCCTACCCCAGACCCACGCCATCACCCCCCAGGCACGAGGCCTCGTCTCCCCCCTCAGAGCGGACAGTGATAGCCAGTGTGAAGGTGGAGAAAAGAGGCAGGGAGCCCTCGCACACTCA
Protein-coding regions in this window:
- the bicra gene encoding BRD4-interacting chromatin-remodeling complex-associated protein isoform X4, which gives rise to MHQNAENGVVMDDEDGRCLLDVICDPEALNDFLHGSETHLDTDDLLDGSSDPSSSFFSTTGGHVPEVQPAVQLSASEPAGLPRVSVDLDFLEDEDILGGSPGGEGGSNGIGSNHEPCDILQQSLAEANITEQSLQEAEAELDLGSFGIPGLTQVVQTLPDASLSGAGGTTVGVGIGVGVGGAATIFPGSAPSTTATPPNATADMLGSVLAQQGLQLQSQVMNKAISVQQFMQPVGLGNVTLQPISSLQGLPNGSQSGHLGIGQIQVVGQPTVMTINQSGQPIVAKAMGGYQLHQSGPEVSGAGSQAGLGGSGGGLLIQGNKATLGSPALNGPAVCVSSTNSISGSIMTTSAGLVGFGSNTLSSGIGPQTQGQIMQNVIIQRTPTPIQPKPPHGGAIQPKLFKQQPQPTPQTLQNDAHKALGLQQLPVSASQNVAFLTGKSGSNVVLSTQATTQGTQFQQALFKQQAAQQSGKPLSVHLLNQSGSIVLPHQTVLQGQNHQFLLPQLQAGGQILTQHPGGHIITSQGPGGQLIANQILTNQNINLSQMLTSQGHPGAHILSGPIQLQSGQMGTPTLFQMPVSLAQAQNQTQTHTVSGHAQTVIQGMPIQNSLTMLSQVEGLSPAVTLQPALQPQPGGIPNSSSTGAATMGQGQSGECVTVLGSSTDQAAQPTQQHVQQSSILTMQPASSVSVAITVPSSSPSMSVSTSSPVTAVGLVPHQSQHSPGRLLLTNQGSSMILSQESLQMFLQQEQHHQTENESTPPVGVPASVIVSSNSITALAPAVNDSQLADSWVGQSHSPSPGPSHMTAVVKQVPSSGHQQPLKIQSMSPSTALTTHTTAPPVAVSPQPSQSPLTLSQQIQSPLHQQQSRPPSQPQPQSQTPSRSCTPSSQIFILHNQITESPQTVSQGQPQQPQLQQTHIQVQLQAQPRPASQPAPYQQDMPPMSQSPKPPPAPTAQHQFTAAPVSTSATVVLKAQVPIPGLTAEQQHHLQLVGAQIQTLSGIAQPSPQQKQLLDKLHQVQQNILLQAAQPAQPQPQVTSQFSSQQDVPLDKVVITSTTSTGTPAQLPSVLQPTPVLVKTPATASSDLQVFSGAQGPAGAMVNQTVTPASLTQPAQVQPKPGVISSVGGMTLGQGGMQIQVLGGSLTQMPAPQPLAPAQPQTPTMKMPFSAEPSKEARMLEQLRKQQGSVLHPNYSAPFHSIEDTLHRLLPYHLYQGTANSSEDYQRVDDEFEKVSSQLLKRTQAMLDKYRQLLFAESKAFKPEQRLGPSAEMVMIDRMFIQEEKVALSQDRILAKERPEEFVANARLLESVVSSQEKSAAAERTSVSGGVTAAAAPPPAPPALVPFPNITPNPPPAPTPAPAPAPAPAPPPAPSTTSVTPFPPTKLVIKHGGGGASVSWSSSCPPHPAAPSKAEPASQSSSFSRGGAKSFSSSFNSQAADDDDALPQRTSKPPIKTYEARRRIGLKLKIKQDQTGFSKVVHNTALDPVHTPQKSSQSISQSQPQPAAAVPHPKSHPVSTPSTTVIRTQSPVCTASSESPVTIATTQCNPTLRGNFPPNAAPSSSTSSSHTSSSSASSTQMNGTLDHHDIGGVKHNPAATANPSPTTCRLPLRKTYRENISPRVRPGVPGGGDESLSYPRPTPSPPRHEASSPPSERTVIASVKVEKRGREPSHTHIESSHDRGRLGSAMQGLDEVDEVFNRGMKTTQHHHLPQLLDKEGAKERVEEHADQETDVSKYKRAGGKNRHRVGGTFRMDQHAPGPPESPESFTRDSLLPAKRCKSDSPDMDNASFSSGSPPDDSLNEHLQCAIDSILNLQQEPSARGRHIKSNSRHHQHQSQCPGSSAASSHRPSVQPPSSASSSPSLAQHPQVGGRGHNGSLVPQTQSR
- the bicra gene encoding BRD4-interacting chromatin-remodeling complex-associated protein isoform X11, with amino-acid sequence MHQNAENGVVMDDEDGRCLLDVICDPEALNDFLHGSETHLDTDDLLDGSSDPSSSFFSTTGGHVPEVQPAVQLSASEPAGLPRVSVDLDFLEDEDILGGSPGGEGGSNGIGSNHEPCDILQQSLAEANITEQSLQEAEAELDLGSFGIPGLTQVVQTLPDASLSGAGGTTVGVGIGVGVGGAATIFPGSAPSTTATPPNATADMLGSVLAQQGLQLQSQVMNKAISVQQFMQPVGLGNVTLQPISSLQGLPNGSQSGHLGIGQIQVVGQPTVMTINQSGQPIVAKAMGGYQLHQSGPEVSGAGSQAGLGGSGGGLLIQGNKATLGSPALNGPAVCVSSTNSISGSIMTTSAGLVGFGSNTLSSGIGPQTQGQIMQNVIIQRTPTPIQPKPPHGGAIQPKLFKQQPQPTPQTLQNDAHKALGLQQLPVSASQNVAFLTGKSGSNVVLSTQATTQGTQFQQALFKQQAAQQSGKPLSVHLLNQSGSIVLPHQTVLQGQNHQFLLPQLQAGGQILTQHPGGHIITSQGPGGQLIANQILTNQNINLSQMLTSQGHPGAHILSGPIQLQSGQMGTPTLFQMPVSLAQAQNQTQTHTVSGHAQTVIQGMPIQNSLTMLSQVEGLSPAVTLQPALQPQPGGIPNSSSTGAATMGQGQSGECVTVLGSSTDQAAQPTQQHVQQSSILTMQPASSVSVAITVPSSSPSMSVSTSSPVTAVGLVPHQSQHSPGRLLLTNQGSSMILSQESLQMFLQQEQHHQTENESTPPVGVPASVIVSSNSITALAPAVNDSQLADSWVGQSHSPSPGPSHMTAVVKQVPSSGHQQPLKIQSMSPSTALTTHTTAPPVAVSPQPSQSPLTLSQQIQSPLHQQQSRPPSQPQPQSQTPSRSCTPSSQIFILHNQITESPQTVSQGQPQQPQLQQTHIQVQLQAQPRPASQPAPYQQDMPPMSQSPKPPPAPTAQHQFTAAPVSTSATVVLKAQVPIPGLTAEQQHHLQLVGAQIQTLSGIAQPSPQQKQLLDKLHQVQQNILLQAAQPAQPQPQVTSQFSSQQDVPLDKVVITSTTSTGTPAQLPSVLQPTPVLVKTPATASSDLQVFSGAQGPAGAMVNQTVTPASLTQPAQVQPKPGVISSVGGMTLGQGGMQIQVLGGSLTQMPAPQPLAPAQPQTPTMKMPFSAEPSKEARMLEQLRKQQGSVLHPNYSAPFHSIEDTLHRLLPYHLYQGTANSSEDYQRVDDEFEKVSSQLLKRTQAMLDKYRQLLFAESKQRLGPSAEMVMIDRMFIQEEKVALSQDRILAKERPEEFVANARLLESVVSSQEKSAAAERTSVSGGVTAAAAPPPAPPALVPFPNITPNPPPAPTPAPAPAPAPAPPPAPSTTSVTPFPPTKLVIKHGGGGASVSWSSSCPPHPAAPSKAEPASQSSSFSRGGAKSFSSSFNSQAADDDDALPQRTSKPPIKTYEARRRIGLKLKIKQDQTGFSKVVHNTALDPVHTPQKSSQSISQSQPQPAAAVPHPKSHPVSTPSTTVIRTQSPVCTASSESPVTIATTQCNPTLRGNFPPNAAPSSSTSSSHTSSSSASSTQMNGTLDHHDIGGVKHNPAATANPSPTTCRLPLRKTYRENISPRVRPGVPGGGDESLSYPRPTPSPPRHEASSPPSERTVIASVKVEKRGREPSHTHIESSHDRGRLGSAMQGLDEVDEVFNRGMKTTQHHHLPQLLDKEGAKERVEEHADQETDVSKYKRAGGKNRHRVGGTFRMDQHAPGPPESPESFTRDSLLPAKRCKSDSPDMDNASFSSGSPPDDSLNEHLQCAIDSILNLQQEPSARGRHIKSNSRHHQHQSQCPGSSAASSHRPSVQPPSSASSSPSLAQHPQVGGRGHNGSLVPQTQSR
- the bicra gene encoding BRD4-interacting chromatin-remodeling complex-associated protein isoform X9: MHQNAENGVVMDDEDGRCLLDVICDPEALNDFLHGSETHLDTDDLLDGSSDPSSSFFSTTGGHVPEVQPAVQLSASEPAGLPRVSVDLDFLEDEDILGGSPGGEGGSNGIGSNHEPCDILQQSLAEANITEQSLQEAEAELDLGSFGIPGLTQVVQTLPDASLSGAGGTTVGVGIGVGVGGAATIFPGSAPSTTATPPNATADMLGSVLAQQGLQLQSQVMNKAISVQQFMQPVGLGNVTLQPISSLQGLPNGSQSGHLGIGQIQVVGQPTVMTINQSGQPIVAKAMGGYQLHQSGPEVSGAGSQAGLGGSGGGLLIQGNKATLGSPALNGPAVCVSSTNSISGSIMTTSAGLVGFGSNTLSSGIGPQTQGQIMQNVIIQRTPTPIQPKPPHGGAIQPKLFKQQPQPTPQTLQNDAHKALGLQQLPVSASQNVAFLTGKSGSNVVLSTQATTQGTQFQQALFKQQAAQQSGKPLSVHLLNQSGSIVLPHQTVLQGQNHQFLLPQLQAGGQILTQHPGGHIITSQGPGGQLIANQILTNQNINLSQMLTSQGHPGAHILSGPIQLQSGQMGTPTLFQMPVSLAQAQNQTQTHTVSGHAQTVIQGMPIQNSLTMLSQVEGLSPAVTLQPALQPQPGGIPNSSSTGAATMGQGQSGECVTVLGSSTDQAAQPTQQHVQQSSILTMQPASSVSVAITVPSSSPSMSVSTSSPVTAVGLVPHQSQHSPGRLLLTNQGSSMILSQESLQMFLQQVPSSGHQQPLKIQSMSPSTALTTHTTAPPVAVSPQPSQSPLTLSQQIQSPLHQQQSRPPSQPQPQSQTPSRSCTPSSQIFILHNQITESPQTVSQGQPQQPQLQQTHIQVQLQAQPRPASQPAPYQQDMPPMSQSPKPPPAPTAQHQFTAAPVSTSATVVLKAQVPIPGLTAEQQHHLQLVGAQIQTLSGIAQPSPQQKQLLDKLHQHVRMCFQVQQNILLQAAQPAQPQPQVTSQFSSQQDVPLDKVVITSTTSTGTPAQLPSVLQPTPVLVKTPATASSDLQVFSGAQGPAGAMVNQTVTPASLTQPAQVQPKPGVISSVGGMTLGQGGMQIQVLGGSLTQMPAPQPLAPAQPQTPTMKMPFSAEPSKEARMLEQLRKQQGSVLHPNYSAPFHSIEDTLHRLLPYHLYQGTANSSEDYQRVDDEFEKVSSQLLKRTQAMLDKYRQLLFAESKAFKPEQRLGPSAEMVMIDRMFIQEEKVALSQDRILAKERPEEFVANARLLESVVSSQEKSAAAERTSVSGGVTAAAAPPPAPPALVPFPNITPNPPPAPTPAPAPAPAPAPPPAPSTTSVTPFPPTKLVIKHGGGGASVSWSSSCPPHPAAPSKAEPASQSSSFSRGGAKSFSSSFNSQAADDDDALPQRTSKPPIKTYEARRRIGLKLKIKQDQTGFSKVVHNTALDPVHTPQKSSQSISQSQPQPAAAVPHPKSHPVSTPSTTVIRTQSPVCTASSESPVTIATTQCNPTLRGNFPPNAAPSSSTSSSHTSSSSASSTQMNGTLDHHDIGGVKHNPAATANPSPTTCRLPLRKTYRENISPRVRPGVPGGGDESLSYPRPTPSPPRHEASSPPSERTVIASVKVEKRGREPSHTHIESSHDRGRLGSAMQGLDEVDEVFNRGMKTTQHHHLPQLLDKEGAKERVEEHADQETDVSKYKRAGGKNRHRVGGTFRMDQHAPGPPESPESFTRDSLLPAKRCKSDSPDMDNASFSSGSPPDDSLNEHLQCAIDSILNLQQEPSARGRHIKSNSRHHQHQSQCPGSSAASSHRPSVQPPSSASSSPSLAQHPQVGGRGHNGSLVPQTQSR